From the Entomomonas sp. E2T0 genome, one window contains:
- a CDS encoding glutamine synthetase family protein, with protein sequence MAIVSEILQQKLANVKEVACVIADINGIPRGKMMSKDGFLSGRRLQMARGILLQCIMGGYPPTHFYGADDGDVAVYPDEQHIYLLPWSDIPKALVLSDAYELNGEPSNLCSRVLLKRILQRYSDLQFEPVVATEIEFFLFDKNSDPKESFMPPIGLDGRRETGAAGFTVSANNNLQPFFQELYQSMESFGIPRDTFEHEMGTSQFELNLVHDNALLIADQTLLFKFMVKELALKYGMIAVFMAKPVEGVAGSSMHIHQSIVNKETGNNIFNDESGEATPEFFNYIGGLQTVLGDLTPFYAPNINSFQRLNNPYYSPNNVCWSYDNRAAGLRIPVSSPEARRIENRLAGVDVNPYLAIAATLAAGLYGLENKCQPTEPSSGEIIVPDELTVPNSLFGALQRLEKSKLAHGLFNQEFIDGFIATKRQELQSFFEEISPWERLYLGGQL encoded by the coding sequence ATGGCTATCGTGTCAGAGATATTGCAGCAAAAACTGGCTAATGTAAAAGAAGTTGCCTGTGTTATAGCAGATATTAATGGTATTCCTCGTGGTAAGATGATGAGTAAAGATGGCTTTTTATCTGGCCGTCGTTTACAAATGGCACGAGGTATATTATTGCAATGTATTATGGGCGGCTATCCACCTACTCATTTTTATGGGGCAGATGATGGTGATGTGGCTGTTTATCCAGATGAGCAACATATTTATTTGTTACCATGGTCAGACATTCCTAAAGCCTTGGTTCTCAGTGATGCCTATGAGTTAAATGGTGAGCCCTCAAATCTATGTTCTCGAGTATTGCTAAAGCGTATTTTACAGCGCTATAGTGACTTGCAGTTTGAACCTGTAGTTGCTACAGAAATAGAATTCTTTTTATTTGATAAAAACTCAGATCCTAAAGAGTCTTTTATGCCACCTATTGGCTTGGATGGAAGACGTGAAACAGGTGCGGCTGGTTTTACTGTTTCAGCCAATAATAACTTACAACCCTTTTTTCAAGAACTTTATCAATCTATGGAGTCGTTTGGTATTCCTAGGGATACTTTTGAACATGAAATGGGAACCAGTCAATTTGAGTTAAACTTAGTGCATGATAATGCATTACTGATTGCTGACCAGACATTGTTGTTTAAGTTTATGGTAAAAGAGTTGGCGCTAAAATATGGCATGATAGCCGTGTTTATGGCTAAACCTGTTGAAGGGGTAGCTGGTAGCTCTATGCATATTCATCAAAGTATTGTTAATAAAGAAACAGGTAATAATATTTTTAATGATGAAAGTGGTGAAGCAACACCTGAGTTTTTTAATTATATTGGTGGTTTACAAACAGTATTAGGTGATTTAACACCCTTTTATGCACCTAACATTAACTCTTTCCAACGCCTTAATAACCCTTATTATTCTCCCAATAATGTTTGTTGGTCTTATGATAATCGTGCCGCGGGTTTACGTATTCCAGTTAGTAGTCCAGAAGCTAGACGAATAGAGAATCGTTTAGCTGGGGTTGATGTGAACCCTTACCTTGCTATTGCTGCTACGTTAGCAGCAGGTTTATATGGGCTAGAGAATAAGTGTCAACCTACTGAACCTAGTAGTGGTGAGATTATTGTACCTGATGAGTTAACCGTTCCTAATTCATTGTTTGGCGCACTGCAACGTTTAGAGAAAAGCAAACTAGCTCACGGTTTGTTTAATCAAGAGTTTATAGACGGTTTTATTGCTACTAAACGCCAAGAGCTCCAAAGTTTCTTTGAGGAGATTAGTCCTTGGGAAAGGTTATATTTAGGTGGTCAGCTTTAA
- a CDS encoding AI-2E family transporter, whose product MNNARSWPINLASVLIVAVSLILLLPLKLLPCLIAGLLIYEIIDSITKILQQRIAGRVARFLAVGILTIVVITALTIAFTSAFSFLMHEANHPEQLLKKLLMIIEKARNQLPESIDRYLPATAEDIKNHISQFIMGHLAELRTFGKGAAHLFVTVLIGMVLGAIIALQPTPTPNTLRPLAEALFTRVSRFAKAFHDIVFAQIKISMLNTFFTAIFLLTVPHIFGEHLPLVKTLILLTFIVGLLPVIGNLISNTIIFIVAMSVSFWVASCVLLYLVLIHKLEYFLNARIVGGQIRARAWELLIAMLVCEAAFGLAGVIAAPIYYAYLKSELRAEELV is encoded by the coding sequence ATGAATAATGCCCGCTCATGGCCTATTAATTTAGCTAGTGTTCTTATTGTAGCTGTTAGCCTTATTCTTTTATTACCTTTAAAACTGCTTCCCTGTTTAATTGCAGGATTGCTAATTTATGAAATCATAGATTCTATTACAAAAATACTGCAACAGCGTATAGCAGGCAGAGTGGCGCGCTTTCTTGCGGTAGGCATTTTAACTATTGTTGTTATTACAGCCCTTACTATTGCCTTTACCAGTGCCTTTTCCTTTTTAATGCATGAAGCTAATCACCCAGAACAACTACTAAAAAAGCTACTAATGATTATTGAAAAAGCACGTAATCAACTACCTGAAAGTATTGATAGATATTTGCCTGCTACTGCTGAAGATATTAAAAACCATATCAGCCAATTTATTATGGGGCATCTAGCAGAACTAAGAACTTTTGGTAAAGGCGCTGCACATCTGTTTGTAACAGTGCTTATTGGCATGGTGTTAGGTGCTATTATCGCTTTACAACCTACACCAACACCCAATACTTTAAGACCACTAGCAGAAGCCTTATTTACCCGAGTGAGCCGTTTTGCTAAAGCATTTCATGATATTGTATTTGCCCAAATTAAAATATCTATGCTTAATACTTTCTTTACAGCGATATTTTTACTGACTGTACCGCATATTTTTGGTGAGCATTTACCTCTGGTAAAAACCCTTATTCTACTCACCTTTATTGTGGGATTATTACCTGTTATTGGCAACCTTATTTCCAATACGATCATCTTTATTGTCGCCATGTCTGTTTCTTTTTGGGTGGCTAGCTGTGTACTACTCTACCTTGTACTAATACATAAATTGGAGTATTTCTTAAATGCTCGTATTGTTGGGGGACAAATTCGTGCTAGGGCATGGGAGTTATTAATAGCAATGCTAGTTTGCGAAGCTGCTTTTGGCCTTGCAGGTGTAATTGCAGCCCCTATTTACTATGCTTACCTAAAAAGTGAATTGAGAGCAGAAGAGCTTGTATAA
- the pepN gene encoding aminopeptidase N, with the protein MSNSVKTIYLKDYQAPDYLIDETHLKFELFESFTMVHAELYMRRNPIQDTDELPELILDGQELELLTVAMDNVVLNSNSYTVDDKSLTLQPTKDKFVLKTTVRIHPETNTTLEGLYKSNTMFCTQCEAEGFRKITYYLDRPDVMSKFTTTIEAEQQRYPILLSNGNLTAQGDEDDRHWATWQDPFKKPAYLFALVAGDLWCVEDKFITMNDREVDLRIYVEPENIGKVSHAMTSLKNSMRWDEEVYGREYDLDIFMIVAVSDFNMGAMENKGLNIFNTSCVLARPETATDMAHQRVEAVVAHEYFHNWSGNRVTCRDWFQLSLKEGFTVFRDSEFTADMNSRTVKRIEDVAFLRTHQFAEDAGPMAHPIRPDTYMEISNFYTVTIYEKGAEVVRMLHTLLGKEGFRKGTDLYFERHDGQAVTCDDFVKALADANDINLNQFKRWYSQAGTPKLEVAEYYDATTKQYSLTFKQFCPPTPNQEEKLPFVIPVAMGLLDKQGQPLLLQLVDDATTALEKVLVITEAEQTFTFENINEKPIPSLLRGFSAPVQLTFPYSKQDLLFLMAHDSDGFNRWDACQRLAIEAIQQQIANYQAGNPLTLDEGLEKAYASLLADDSLDQAMVAEMLSLPAENYLVEISEVADPAAIHAARQFIRKQLAINLKGLFLNRYQTNRNISKQTAYSPLADHSARRSLQNMALSYLMLTEDKEVLAACIDQFNNSDNMTEQLAALTNLVNSPFEQEKQQTLASFYDQFAEDPLVVDQWFAVQANSQAGDSLARVNELMTHKAFTIKNPNKVRSLIGAFANNNLTGFHQKTGAGYKFLADQVLVLNKMNPQIASRLLTPLTRWRKYDTERQQLMKAELERILAADKLSSDVYEVVSKSLA; encoded by the coding sequence ATGAGTAACTCAGTAAAAACTATTTATTTAAAAGATTATCAAGCACCTGATTACTTAATAGATGAAACCCATCTTAAGTTTGAGTTGTTTGAAAGCTTTACAATGGTTCATGCCGAGTTATATATGCGCCGTAACCCTATTCAAGATACTGACGAGTTGCCAGAGCTAATACTTGATGGGCAAGAGTTAGAGTTACTGACTGTAGCTATGGATAATGTGGTTTTAAATAGTAATAGTTATACGGTAGATGATAAAAGCCTGACCTTACAACCGACTAAAGATAAGTTTGTGTTAAAAACAACGGTACGTATTCATCCAGAAACCAATACAACCTTAGAGGGCTTGTATAAATCTAATACTATGTTCTGTACACAGTGTGAAGCTGAAGGGTTTAGAAAGATTACTTATTACTTAGACCGTCCTGATGTAATGAGTAAATTTACAACCACTATTGAAGCAGAGCAGCAACGTTATCCTATTTTACTATCCAATGGTAATTTAACGGCGCAAGGTGATGAAGATGATCGCCATTGGGCTACATGGCAAGATCCTTTTAAAAAGCCTGCTTATTTGTTTGCTTTAGTAGCAGGTGACTTATGGTGTGTAGAAGATAAATTTATCACCATGAATGATCGCGAAGTGGATCTACGCATTTATGTAGAGCCTGAAAATATTGGCAAAGTAAGCCATGCGATGACCAGTCTAAAAAATTCGATGCGTTGGGATGAAGAAGTATATGGTCGTGAATATGACCTTGATATCTTTATGATCGTAGCGGTCAGCGATTTTAATATGGGCGCGATGGAGAATAAAGGACTTAATATCTTTAATACCAGTTGTGTATTAGCGCGCCCAGAAACCGCTACGGATATGGCTCATCAACGTGTCGAAGCTGTGGTGGCACATGAGTATTTCCACAATTGGTCGGGTAATCGTGTAACCTGTAGAGATTGGTTCCAATTGTCTTTAAAAGAAGGTTTTACAGTATTTAGAGACAGTGAATTTACAGCGGATATGAATTCACGAACAGTAAAACGTATAGAAGATGTAGCTTTTTTACGCACCCATCAGTTTGCTGAAGATGCAGGGCCAATGGCACACCCAATACGTCCTGATACTTATATGGAAATTTCTAATTTCTATACGGTGACTATCTATGAAAAAGGGGCAGAAGTAGTACGCATGCTGCATACTTTATTAGGTAAAGAGGGCTTTAGAAAGGGAACCGATTTATATTTTGAACGCCATGATGGGCAAGCGGTGACTTGTGATGATTTTGTAAAGGCATTGGCTGATGCTAATGATATTAATTTAAACCAATTTAAACGGTGGTACAGCCAAGCAGGTACACCTAAGTTAGAGGTTGCTGAATATTATGATGCGACTACTAAACAATATAGTTTAACCTTTAAACAGTTTTGTCCGCCAACCCCTAATCAGGAAGAAAAATTGCCCTTTGTTATTCCTGTAGCAATGGGTTTATTAGATAAGCAAGGTCAACCTTTACTATTACAGTTGGTTGATGACGCAACTACTGCGTTAGAAAAAGTATTGGTGATTACGGAAGCAGAACAAACTTTTACCTTTGAAAATATTAATGAAAAACCCATACCTTCTTTATTAAGAGGTTTTTCTGCTCCTGTACAATTAACCTTCCCCTATAGTAAACAAGATTTATTATTTTTAATGGCGCATGATAGCGATGGCTTTAATCGTTGGGATGCTTGTCAACGTTTAGCTATAGAAGCTATCCAACAACAAATAGCAAATTACCAAGCAGGTAATCCTTTAACCTTAGATGAAGGCTTGGAGAAGGCTTATGCTAGCTTGTTGGCAGATGATTCTTTAGATCAAGCGATGGTAGCTGAAATGCTATCACTACCTGCTGAGAACTATTTGGTAGAGATCAGTGAAGTGGCTGATCCAGCCGCTATTCATGCTGCACGTCAGTTTATTCGTAAACAATTGGCGATTAATTTAAAAGGGCTATTTTTAAACAGATATCAAACTAATAGAAATATTTCTAAACAAACGGCTTATTCTCCTTTAGCAGATCATAGTGCGCGTCGTAGTTTACAAAATATGGCGCTCTCTTATTTAATGTTAACAGAGGATAAAGAGGTGCTAGCGGCTTGTATAGATCAGTTTAATAACAGTGATAATATGACAGAGCAGTTAGCAGCTTTAACTAACTTAGTGAATTCTCCTTTTGAGCAAGAAAAACAACAAACATTAGCTAGTTTTTATGACCAGTTTGCTGAAGATCCTTTAGTGGTTGATCAGTGGTTTGCTGTACAAGCGAATAGTCAAGCAGGGGATAGTTTGGCGAGAGTGAATGAGTTAATGACTCATAAAGCATTCACTATTAAAAACCCTAATAAGGTTCGTTCATTGATAGGTGCTTTTGCTAATAATAATCTTACGGGCTTCCATCAAAAGACTGGAGCAGGCTATAAGTTCTTAGCGGATCAAGTGTTGGTATTAAATAAAATGAACCCACAGATTGCTTCTCGCTTGCTAACACCTCTAACTCGTTGGAGAAAATATGATACTGAGCGTCAGCAATTAATGAAGGCTGAATTAGAACGTATTCTGGCTGCTGATAAACTATCCAGTGATGTTTATGAAGTGGTTAGTAAAAGTTTAGCATAG